In one Dermacentor variabilis isolate Ectoservices chromosome 4, ASM5094787v1, whole genome shotgun sequence genomic region, the following are encoded:
- the HemK2 gene encoding hemK methyltransferase 2, producing METPIVTRFSESEAASVYEPAEDSFLLIDALEKELPEIVRRRPSLCVEVGSGSGIVIAAIAKALGRSCCFIATDINERAAAMTKRTCERNGADVDVVVSDLVGCLADRLEKKVDLLVFNPPYVVTPTEEVHGDQLLTRSWAGGTKGREVMDRLAPYVSQLLSNRGLYFLLLIKENDPDDVCKLMSRHGLQGKCVIARRCGAEHLSVLRFEKCMNKS from the exons ATGGAAACGCCGATTGTAACTCGTTTCAGTGAAAGCGAAGCAGCCAGCGTGTATGAGCCTGCCGAGGACAGTTTTCTTTTAATTGATGCTCTGGAAAAGGAGCTACCCGAAATTGTCAGGAGGAG GCCGTCACTATGCGTCGAGGTTGGCTCCGGTTCAGGGATTGTTATTGCAGCCATAGCAAAAGCGTTAGGCCGCAGTTGTTGCTTCAT agcCACTGACATAAATGAAAGGGCTGCGGCAATGACGAAAAGAACTTGTGAAAGAAATGGAGCGGACGTTGACGTCGTTGTTAGCGATCTC GTAGGATGCCTTGCCGACCGCCTTGAAAAGAAAGTGGACCTTCTGGTTTTTAATCCGCCGTACGTTGTAACGCCGACCGAAGAG GTGCATGGTGATCAGCTGCTGACTCGATCCTGGGCAGGCGGCACAAAAGGCCGCGAGGTCATGGACAGGCTGGCTCCATACGTGTCTCAATTACTGAGCAATCGTGGCTTGTATTTTCTACTTCTCATCAAGGAGAATGACCCTG ATGATGTCTGCAAGTTGATGTCCAGACATGGCCTACAGGGAAAATGTGTTATTGCTAGGCGATGTGGAGCAGAACACCTTAGTGTCTTGCGATTTGAAAAGTGCATGAATAAATCTTGA